In Solanum pennellii chromosome 7, SPENNV200, the following are encoded in one genomic region:
- the LOC107025065 gene encoding uncharacterized protein LOC107025065 has translation MARGRGSGRGRGRKMPIMNDVSSTEARVEALGLQEQIPAQNEEASIEAEVARSTKVVRKLSLDSLRTDEVVFENSDPEGFEEESKVDGNGTVIRNSDEKLSEEEGNRIDNEQEQKKEANESWVSMFKNNRVASNGIQITYFPPQVVDGQTMVQLEEKEVQEEEQKWKCALIAYVVGECSGYNTMKRYIMMNWSSVSKPEVFLHEDGYYLIKFQKISDMNEILFSGPYTINNQPIILKQWCPEFDLGSEFLTEIPLWVNFPKLPLNCWGVGSLSRIASAIGVPLFADKCTTKKTRISYARMLVEVNVTKAIP, from the coding sequence ATGGCGAGGGGAAGAGGTAGTGGACGAGGAAGAGGTCGGAAAATGCCAATTATGAATGATGTTAGCTCAACAGAAGCTCGTGTGGAAGCATTAGGGCTACAGGAGCAGATACCAGCTCAAAATGAGGAAGCAAGTATTGAAGCTGAGGTTGCTAGAAGCACCAAAGTAGTTAGGAAATTGAGCTTAGATTCACTAAGAACTGATGAGGTAGTGTTTGAGAACTCAGATCCGGAAGGGTTTGAAGAAGAAAGTAAAGTAGATGGTAATGGAACAGTAATAAGGAACTCAGATGAGAAACtaagtgaagaagaaggaaacaGGATTGATAATGAACAGGAGCAAAAGAAGGAGGCAAATGAGTCATGGGTTAGTATGTTTAAGAACAATCGAGTTGCAAGCAATGGAATCCAAATAACTTACTTTCCACCACAGGTAGTTGATGGCCAAACAATGGTGCAGTTGGAGGAGAAAGAGGTAcaagaagaagaacagaaatGGAAGTGTGCTCTCATTGCATATGTGGTTGGAGAATGCTCTGGATATAACACTATGAAGAGATATATAATGATGAATTGGTCAAGTGTGAGCAAACCTGAAGTTTTTCTTCATGAGGATGGATActatttaatcaaatttcagAAGATTAGTGACATGAATGAGATTTTATTCTCTGGGCCCTATACTATCAACAATCAACCAATCATTCTGAAACAGTGGTGTCCTGAGTTTGATCTTGGAAGTGAATTCCTAACAGAGATTCCATTATGGGTGAACTTTCCAAAATTGCCTTTAAACTGTTGGGGTGTGGGATCCTTGAGTAGGATTGCAAGTGCTATAGGAGTTCCCCTCTTTGCTGATAAATGTACCACTAAGAAAACTAGGATATCATATGCTAGAATGCTTGTTGAAGTTAATGTTACAAAAGCTATACCTTAG